The genomic stretch GCACCTGAATATGTACCATTCAGCCGCAGATAGAGAATCCCGGCGAGTATTCCACCCAGGTGGCCGAGGAAGGAGACACCAGGAACTAAGAGTTGGATGAGAATCAACTCCGCCCATGCAACATAATGTGTTGGCACAATTAGTATTCCAAGGAAATCAGTGTAGTTTTCTGACTGAGAATTAAGAACAACTTTCATGGCAAAGAGGACACCGGAAAATCCAACAGCATACTCTGAGTAGTAAGGTCTCTCATAGTCGAAGAACAAGAGAAGGGATTTTGCTAGTACTAGTGTGATTCCCTGGGACATACCAAGAAGAGCAGCAACCATGGAGGCAAATTCTACACTCCCCATTGAAGTTTCCAACTGGATCCCCTTCCATAAGAGTGACATCATGTTACAGACCAAGTGAGGTTCACCCACATGGTAGAATGCCGACAAGAAGAAACGCTTCAGGTCCCTGTGCTGTGACAGCCAAAGTTGATTTTACAGATGAGAAAAACATAGCCATTCAATGATCAAAACGAAGTTTTCCAATAAACCCACCAGTAATCTGATGGGAAGTCATTTCCAATACAACTTGAAAACGATAAAAAGGATTATTACTCTTATCTTCCCTCACCAAATCCTTCCTTCTCATATAGAAACTCCAGACAAAAGGGTGTGGTTAatgtttccttttcttcaaGAAACAGAGGATGTCTTCAGGTAAAATGAGATTTGTATCCgcaatcaaaggaaaaaaaccACAAAGTtaacttctttttcttggatGTACCAGAGGGTAAAGCATCCATTGTTATTGGCACTGTATAGTCCAGTGATAACTTCGTCTATTTAGAATTAAACCCTAGAAAGTTAGTCCCACATTGGATGGATTGCCACATTCAATAGGTGGATTATAAAGATGGTGATGATTCTACGGAGCTACAATCATAACTTGATTTATCCGTTTATGGTAATATCTACTGAGATAGACAAAAACTTAatacagaaagagagagagagagggcggAATACCTTAAGGATGAGATGGGCATTGAACCAAACCTCGTCGATAGGAGGGATGATGTTGCGGAGAAAGGCAGGCCTCAAATAAATGAGAGTATTTGCGGCGAGAAGGCCGGCAGTGACAGGAGGCTTCCACGGGAGCCTGTAATACTCGCTCGCCGCGTGAAGCGCCAGCAGCGGCAGCATTCTCCCTCTTCCTCTGTCCATCTTTTTCTCACTCTTTCTCGATTCCCACCACAAAGCCCGCTAAATATATCTAACAAAATAAATCCTGTGCATAACGGTTTCCACAATTTCATCAAAtgcaaactttcaatttcaaaacaacaaaacatcGTTTCAGATTTTCAATGATGTGTATCAATATGTGTAATCTTTTGTTTGAATTCAAAATATGGGGATAATCTTTTCAGTTATGCTGAGAATTCAAACATATTATGCTTATCTTTAATACTGCACGTAATTTACTGAGATCCTTAAAGGACAATACTACGTTATCCAAACATGTAATTTAGTTTGTGTTAcctataaaaaagaaatttaaaaaaaaaaaaaaaaattgtaagtgtTTTTAATCTCAATATGTATGCCACACGAGATCCTAAGATCAGAAAGGCCCATCTTCACCAAGAAAACACTCAACCGCCACAATTAATGGGTTATAGTAGTTTTACAGTTATAAAGTTAATGCGAGTGAACCCTTAGCCCATCCCCCACCCGGCCACCCTTAGcccatatggggtggccggtgagccaccccatgggcggAGGTGGCCGCACAGGCCACCCCAGATGGGTTGCAGCCACCCTCAGCCCTTCTcccatattcttaaaaaaaaaaaaaaaaaaaaaagagctataTAATCTtgtgtttttgttcttatttagGTTTGTGCAATAATCCTACGTGGCAGCTACTTATTTGTGGGCACAAAGGAGCTAGTTTATACCAGCCGGCTCCTTAatttatagaagttattttcAAAGTTAATATGAAGCaaatgaactctttttttttttttggggggggaaaTCTTGCCTCTAATGACTTTCTCAAAGTaatatgatttttagaaaatggaGATGAGCCTGTCTTATTATAGAGCACTTCTTGCAGTCTCACCAAATTCAATTTTTGGTGAgacaatttaatcaaaatggcCTAAATGTACACTTTTCAGCCTCAccactttaacaaaaaaaagtagtaaGGTGAAGAGTCCTCACAAaacttaaaatataatattcacTCACatattcattaaataaatatattttctctccctttctttttgcttttcatttctctctcatttttttctttctctttcccttttctctttatcctctctcccttctcttttcttctctctccttcttcaATGAAATCAAAGTATATATTATGCCATATAATTGCATTAAACATTATTACTGCTGAGTGCTAGTAAAGACGAAAAATccc from Corylus avellana chromosome ca1, CavTom2PMs-1.0 encodes the following:
- the LOC132167671 gene encoding rhomboid-like protein 14, mitochondrial; the encoded protein is MDRGRGRMLPLLALHAASEYYRLPWKPPVTAGLLAANTLIYLRPAFLRNIIPPIDEVWFNAHLILKHRDLKRFFLSAFYHVGEPHLVCNMMSLLWKGIQLETSMGSVEFASMVAALLGMSQGITLVLAKSLLLFFDYERPYYSEYAVGFSGVLFAMKVVLNSQSENYTDFLGILIVPTHYVAWAELILIQLLVPGVSFLGHLGGILAGILYLRLNGTYSGAAPLSLLFRGISTALRWPMRIGRNMFRSPTRRIFGRWRSQACTYDNSGLSSICEMLGSNRNDNGFSPRRLHRSHELHLDELRSRRIHRFGR